One window from the genome of Merismopedia glauca CCAP 1448/3 encodes:
- a CDS encoding tyrosine-type recombinase/integrase produces the protein MKVNRHGRSKILSLEEIQLLFSQGLKNQKDRALFAVMLFSACRIKEVCTLLTTDVYEASGRVRSEIIFRKGNTKGKLATRTIPVLEDLRLILTEYRVEAGEEYLFPGRFGKSYIQCDSAARILRKACAEVGIVGASTHSFRRTALTQMSDTGIPLRVIQEVSGHRDLGQLQTYLEVKPEQVRGAIASLSMLSPRGVGGDQHAFPDFNSGAGSSVNPVEDRS, from the coding sequence GTGAAAGTCAACCGTCACGGGCGTTCTAAGATACTCAGCCTGGAAGAGATTCAATTGCTCTTTAGTCAGGGGTTGAAGAATCAGAAGGATCGGGCATTATTCGCCGTCATGCTGTTTAGTGCCTGTCGGATTAAGGAAGTATGCACCTTACTGACAACTGACGTGTATGAGGCTTCTGGACGGGTCAGGAGCGAGATTATCTTCCGTAAGGGCAATACTAAAGGGAAGCTGGCGACTCGGACGATTCCCGTGTTAGAAGACTTGCGTTTAATCTTGACCGAGTATCGGGTGGAAGCTGGGGAGGAGTATCTATTTCCAGGTCGGTTTGGAAAAAGTTACATTCAGTGCGATAGTGCTGCCAGGATCTTGAGGAAGGCTTGTGCTGAAGTCGGAATAGTGGGGGCATCAACTCACAGCTTTAGGCGGACGGCATTGACGCAAATGAGCGATACGGGGATACCTTTGAGGGTGATTCAGGAAGTAAGCGGTCATCGGGATTTGGGTCAGTTACAGACGTATTTGGAAGTGAAGCCGGAGCAGGTTAGAGGGGCTATAGCGTCGCTGTCAATGCTATCTCCGAGGGGGGTAGGGGGCGATCAACACGCATTTCCCGACTTCAATTCTGGTGCAGGTAGCTCGGTTAATCCGGTTGAAGATCGATCTTAA
- a CDS encoding replication/maintenance protein RepL: MFQPMEQGEAKVNERTNKTKQTKRSTITAKKTKIEGNRTYIDQQTGELVDCNVVRIEDADANFDKIWLGHILDAIDEIGNAKMKVLMFLISKRERSNNAVIMTTRELAKEIGISLDTVSRTLQALEKHGIINRKTGAVFLNPNVVFRGRHKHRMNVLIEYHHYSEQSEMLENKE; the protein is encoded by the coding sequence ATGTTTCAGCCCATGGAACAGGGAGAGGCAAAGGTCAATGAGAGAACAAATAAGACGAAGCAAACGAAAAGGAGTACTATCACCGCAAAAAAAACCAAGATTGAGGGCAACCGAACGTACATCGATCAGCAGACAGGCGAACTTGTAGATTGCAATGTCGTTCGGATTGAGGACGCAGACGCGAATTTTGACAAGATATGGCTCGGTCATATCCTTGATGCGATTGATGAAATAGGCAATGCAAAAATGAAGGTTTTAATGTTTCTAATATCAAAGCGAGAACGGTCAAATAATGCAGTGATTATGACTACTCGTGAACTAGCGAAAGAAATAGGCATTAGTCTTGATACTGTTTCAAGAACACTTCAAGCACTAGAAAAACACGGAATCATCAATCGTAAAACTGGCGCAGTCTTCCTGAATCCTAATGTAGTGTTTAGAGGTCGTCACAAACATCGTATGAATGTTCTTATTGAATATCACCATTACAGTGAGCAATCGGAGATGTTGGAGAACAAGGAATAA